The DNA region CCGTGGTCACGGTGCGGCGCACCAGCGAGCGGGAGGCCCTGGCCGCCCTGCCCGGCTTCCGGGAGTCGGGAGCACCGCGATGAACCACGCCAACGGGTGGCTGCTGGTCGTGGCGTTCGCGCTGGGGGTGGTGCTGACCTTCGCGTTCATGATTCGCCGCGTCACCCGGGAGGTGCCGGTGTACGGCCCGCTCGGGCGCGGGCCCGCCGTCGACAGCGCCACCACCGCCGCCACTGCCCCGGCGTTCACGCTGGCCGGCACCGGGGATTTCGAGATCGCCGACCTGGAGCCCTACGGCGACGGCTCGGTGCGGCTGGAGCGGGGCAGCCAGACCGGGCCGCCCGGCTATCCCATCAAGGGCAACGAGGACTCGATGCGCTACCACACCACCGACAGCCCGGCCTATGCGCAGACCATGGCCGAGGTGTGGTTTTCCGATGAGGAGACCGCCACCAGGGCCGGCTTCGAGCCCTGGCAGCAGAATCAGGAGTAGACGCCCGACTCATTACTGCGTGCGCAGCACGAATCCCACGCCGCGCACGGTGTGCAGCAGTCGCGGCGCGCCGCCGGCCTCCAGCTTGCGACGCAGATAGCCGATGAACACGTCGACGACATTGGTGTCGGCGGCGAAGTCGTAGCCCCACACCAGTTCGAGCAACTGCGCGCGGGACAGCACCGCGGTCTTGTGCTCGGCCAGCACGGCCAGCAGGTCGAATTCGCGCTTGGTCAGATCGACGTCGACGCCGTTGACCCGGGCCCGGCGACCCGGGATGTCCACCTCGAGTGGGCCCACCTGAATGGTCTCCGAGGAGAACGTCGCGGTGGCCCCGCGCCGGCGCAGCAGCGCCTTGACCCGCGCGACCAGCTCGGCCAGCACGAACGGCTTGACCAGATAGTCGTCGGCGCCCGCCTCCAGGCCCGCGACCCGGTCGTCGACCGAGCTGCGCGCCGACAGCACGCAGACCGGCACGTCGTTGTCCATCGCGCGCAACGCGGTGACCACGCTGACCCCGTCGAGGATCGGCATGTTGATGTCGAGCACGATCGCGTCCGGCCGGGTCTCGGTGGCGCTGCGCAGCGCCTCGGCGCCGTCGACGGCGGTCGAGACCTCGAATCCGGAGAGCCGCAGGCCACGCTCGAGCGATGCCAGCACGTCGGCATCGTCGTCGACGACCAACACCCGGGGGGAACCTGCAGCACTGTCCATGGCCCCAATTTTGCCTGATCATTGCCCGCGATCCGCGCAGGCGCCTTGACCTCAACATTCGTTTGGGTTCTACGGTAGGGGTCATGACCGCGATCCGGGCGCTGCCGCAGCCCGCAGGATTTCCGATCGGTGCAGTTCGGAGGCCTGCGCCGGTCCGAAGGGACCGGATCTGTCGGCGGCGCATGGGAGCATCGGAATTCGGGGTCAAATGGCGACGTTGATGTCGCGGGGGTCGGGTATTGGTACCAACGCACCCGCACAAAGGAGCGACGAGCCGTTGATTGCACCGCCGCCGCAGCGCATCAGGGGCAGTTCGGACCTGATACGGCTGCTGCCCTACCTGCTGCCGTATCGGGTCCGCTGGGTCTCGATGGTGGTGGTGGCGCTGATCAGCCTCGTCGCCACCATCTCGATCCCGTTGATGACCAAGGCCGTGATCGACGGGCCCATCCGGCAGCAGGATCAGCGCGGCCTGTGGATCTTGGGTACCGCCGCGCTCGCCATCGGAGTCACCGAGGCGGTGCTGTGGTTCATCCGCCGGTGGCTGACCGCCCGCGCGACGATGGGCGTCGAGGCCGACATCCGCAAGGACCTCTACGCGCGGCTGCAGATCCTGCCGATGTCGTTCCATGGCCGCTGGCAGTCCGGTCAGTTGCTGTCCCGGGTGATGAACGACCTGGCCACCATCCGCCGGTTCCTGTCCTTCGGTCTGGTGTTCATGTTGCTCAACGGCCTTCAGATCATCGCGGTGACCGCAATCCTGCTGAGCATGTATTGGCCGCTGGGCGTCGTGGTGATGGTCTCGGTCGTCCCCATCACGCTGACGGTGCTGCACTTCGAGCGGCAGTTCACCCGGCTGTCGCGCCAGGCCCAGGACCAGTCCGGGGTGGTCGCCACCCACGTCGAGGAGTCCGCGCTGGGGATGCGGCTGGTCAAGTCGTTCGGGCGGGAGGACTACGTCTTCGACCGCTTCGACAGCGAGGCCGAGGCGCTCTACCACCTTCAGGTCCGCAAGGTCGGCGTCTCGGCCCGGTTCTGGACGCTGCTTGAGATCATCCCGAACCTGACGCTGATCGTGGTGCTGGGGTTCGGCGCCTACGCCGCCGGCCACGGCCTGGTCACGATGGGCACCCTGGTCGCGTTCATCACGATGATGTTGTCGCTGGTGTGGCCGATCGCGTCGCTCGGGTTCCTGCTGTCGATGACGCAGGAGGCGATGACGGCCTCGAACCGGATCGCGGAGATCTTCGACGCGCCCCGCGAAATCGACGACGGTCCCGTCGCCGGGCCGGCCCGGGGCGGCCGGCTCGAACTCGTCGACGTCGGGTTCCGCTTCCCGGGCGCCGAGGGCCGGCAATCGCCGTGGGCGCTGCGCCACGTCAACCTCACGGTCGAACCGGGCGAGACCGTCGCGCTGGTCGGCGCGACCGGGTCCGGCAAGTCGGTGTTGGTGGCGTTGCTGTCCCGGCTCTATGACGTCTCCGAGGGCCGGATCCTGCTCGACGGCACCGACATTCGCCAGCTGAGCCTGCCCGCCCTGCGTGCTGCGGTGGCCACGGCGTTCGAGGACCCCACGCTGTTCTCGATGTCGGTGGCCGAGAATCTGCGGTTGGGGCGCGGCCCCGACAACCCGGCCGGCGATGCGGAGTTGGCCCGCGCGATCGACATCGCCGCCGCCGACTTCGTCTACGATCTGCCGTTCGGCCTGGACACCCGGATCGGCGAACAGGGCATGAGCCTGTCCGGCGGTCAGCGCCAACGGCTTTCGCTGGCGCGGGCCATTCTGGCCGCGCCCAGCGTGTTGGTGCTCGACGACACGCTCTCGGCGTTGGACGTGCACACCGAGGCCGAGGTCACCGAGGCGCTGCGGCGGGTGCTCGGTTCGGTCACCGCGATCGTCGTCGCGAATCGCGCTTCGACGGTGCTGCTGGCCGACAAGGTGGCCCTGCTCGAGGCGGTGGACGGTGTCGGCACCATCACGCGGACCGGTACCCATGCGGAACTATTGGCCACCGCGCCGCAATACCGCGACCTGCTCGCCGCCGATGACGAGCTCAACGACGACCTCGAGAACGCCCCCACCTGGGCGACTGACGCGGAGTGGGTTCGGCTGAACCACCGGCAGGAGGTGAACGATGCGGGAGACGGTTTGGCGCGGCCGGTTCGACGAGAAGTCTGACGACGACTCGCCGATCAACGAGAAGCTGCCGCGCCGGCGGGAGGCGCGCGCGTTGCTGTTCTCGCTGCTGGCGCCCTTCAAGCTCACGGTGCTACTGCTCGCGGTCATCGTCGTGGTGGAAAACGCCGCGCGGCTGTCGGTTCCGCTGCTCGTGCAGCGCGGGATCGACCGCGGCATCCCGCCCATCGCCGAGGGCGGTTCGGCGCGCGAACTGGCCATCGTGGTCGCCGCGCTGGGCGCGGTGGTGTGCACGCAGGCCGTCAGCCGGATGGTGTTCCTGCTGCGCTCCGGCAAGGTCGGCCAGCAGGTGCTGCTCGAGCTGCGCCGCCGGATCTTCCGCCATTTCAACCGCCTCGACGTGGCCTTCCACGACCGGTACACCTCGGGGCGGGTGGTCAGCCGGTCCACCAACGACATCGATGCCATCCAGGAGTTGCTGCAGAACGGCTTCGACAGCCTGGTCACTGCGGTGCTGACGCTGTTCGGCACGGCGGCGCTGCTGATCGTCCTCGATTGGCGGCTGGGCCTGATGTGTCTGGTGGCGTTCCCGATCCTGGTGCTGCTGGCGGCCTGGTTTCGCACCGAATCCGCCAAGACCTACCGCGAGGTGCGCGACAGCGCCGCGTTGGTGATCGTGCAGTTCGTCGAGACGATGACGGGCATCAAGGCCGTGCAGGCCTACCGCCGCGAGGCCCGCAACCAGGAGATCTTCGACGACGTCGCAGACCGGTACCGCGACATCAACGAAAAGACCTTCAAGCTCGTGGCGATCTTCATGCCCGGGGTCAAACTCGTCGGCAACATCACCACCGGGGTGGTGCTGCTCTACGGCGGCTACCGGGTGCTGCAGGGCGAGATGACCATCGGCGTGCTGACCGCCTTCCTGCTGTACCTGCGGATGTTCTTCGAGCCGATGCAGGAGATCACCCAGTTCTTCAACACCTTCCAGTCCGCGTCCTCGGCGTTGGAGAAGCTCGCGGGCGTGCTGGCGCAGCGGCCGGCGATCGCCGACCCCGAGCGGCCCGCGGCGCTGCCGGACGTGCGGGGCGAGGTCACCTTCGAGCGCGTCGAGTTCGAGTACGTGCCGGGCCGCCCGGTGCTGCCCGGCCTGGATCTGCGGGTCCCGGCGGGGCAGACGGTCGCGTTGGTGGGGACCACCGGCGCGGGCAAGACGACCATCGCCAAGCTGATCGCCCGGTTCTACGACCCGACCGCCGGTTCGGTCCGCCTGGACGGCGTCGACCTGCGGGAGCTGGCGCAGGACGAGTTGCGCCGGCACGTCGTGATGGTGACCCAGGAGAACTTCATGTTCTCGGGCACGGTCGCCGACAACATCCGGTTCGGCCGACCGGACGCCACGGCCGCCGAGGTGATCGCGGCCGCCGAGGCCGTCGGCGCCGACCGGTTCATCGCGGCACTGCCGGAGGGCTACGACACCGACGTCGCCAAGCGCGGCGGCCGGCTGTCGGCGGGTCAGCGCCAGCTCATCGCGTTCGCCCGGGCGTTCCTCGCCGACCCGGCGGTGCTGATCCTCGACGAGGCGACGTCATCGCTGGACATCCCCAGCGAACGGCTGGTGCAACGCGCGCTGCGCACCGTGCTGGCGGACCGGACCGCGCTGGTGATCGCGCACCGACTGTCCACCGTCGAGGTCGCCGACCGGGTGCTGGTGCTCGAACACGGCCGGATCCTCGAGGACGGCCCGCCCGCGGAACTCATTCGCGGCGACGGGCATTACGCGGCGTTGCACGACGCCTGGGTGCGATCCCTGGCCTGAGCGGGCTACAGGCCCATGCGGCGGTAGCGGTCCAGCCGGGCCGCCAACCGCGCGGCGTCCACCTGTTCGGACAGCCCCGCCACCTCGACCGCAATCGCGCGGGCAAGGCGCTTGGAGAACTCCACCGGCTCGTCGGCGGCATCCGGTTGCTCCGGCACGATCACGTCGACGATCCCGTTGCGCTTCAGATCCGCCGACCGGATCCCTTGGGCGGCAGCGAGTTCCGGCGCGTGGTCGGTGTCGCGGAACACGATCGCGCTGGCCCCCTCCGGCGGCAGCGGCGCCAGCCAGCCGTGCAGCGCGGCCAACACCCGATCGGCGGGCACCATCGCCAGTGCCGGGCCGCCGCTGCCCTGACCCATCAGCACCGACACCGTCGGCACCGGCAGCGTGACCAACTCCGAGAGGCAGCGGGCGATCTCGGCGGCCAGGCCGCCCTGCTCGGCCTCCTGCGACAGCGCCGGGCCGGCGGTGTCGATGACCAGCACCAGTGGCAGCTGCAGACCGGCGGCCAGTGCCATCCCGCGGCGCGCCTCCCGCAGTGCGGCCGGCCCGACCAACCCCCCGACCAGGCGCTGCTGGCCCAGCACCACCACGGGCTGCCCGCCGAAGCGCGCCAGCGCCAGCAGCGTCGTCGCGGCCTCCCCGGCGCCGGTGCCGGACAGCAGCACCCGCGCGGTGGCGCCGTGGCGCAGCAGGTGACCGACACCCGGTCGGTCGGGCCGGCGGGAGGCCTCCACCGATTCCCACGCCGGGACGTCGGGGATAGCGGTGTCGGGCAGCGGTTCGGGGGCGTCGCCGGGCGGGTCGGCGACGACCTTCAGGGCCCAGTCCAGGGTCTGACGCAGCCCGTCGAGCGGCACCACCCCGTCGATCACGCCGTGCTGCCGCAGGTTCTCGGCGGTCTGCACGCCCGGCGGAAACGGTTCACCGTAGAGCTGTTCGTACACGCGGGGGCCGAGGAAGCCGATCAACGCGCCGGGCTCGGCGACCGTGATGTGCCCCAGGGAGCCCCACGATGCGAACACCCCGCCCGTCGTCGGGTGCCGCAGGTACACCAGGTAGGGCAGGTGGGCCTGCTTGTGCAGGGTGACCGCGGCGGCGATCTTGACCATCTGCAGGAACGCAACCGTGCCCTCCTGCATCCGGGTGCCGCCCGAACTCGGCGAGGCCAGCAGCGGAAGACGCAGCGCGGTGGCCCGCTCGATGGCGGCGGTGATCCGTTCGGCCGCGGCCACCCCGATCGAGCCCGCCAGGAAGTCGAACTCGCCGGCCACCACGGCGACCCGGCGTCCGAACACCGTGCCCTCGCCGGTCAACACCGACTCGTCGAGGCCGGTCGCGGTTTGGGCGGCGGCCAACTCGGCGCGGTACGGCTCGGACATCGGGACGGTCACGGGCGGCACATCCCAGCTGACGAACGACCCGGCGTCCAGCACGGCGTCCCGCAACTCCCACGCACTGATACGGCTCACGCACCGAGGCTAGCCGGGGATATCTCCAGCGGTCTCTCGGTCCTAGCTGGTCATCGTTTGTTGACGGTTGTCCACAGGGAGAGGCTGGAAGGGCGGCGCGGGTCGATGCTTCGGGAGAGGCTGGGGATAGGCGTCAACAAGTGATGCCTGCGCGCGAAAGAGGGGCGGCGTGGCGACAAGCGAACCGTGGTGGCAGAACGATCCGACGATCCAGGCCTTGACCCGTCAGGTCATGGCAGAAATCGAGGAAGCCGCCGCTCGCCCGAGCCGCCCCAAGCCCGACCCCGACCAGCCCGACCCGGTGGTCGACGAGTTCTACTCCGGCACGTGCAGACGCGCGCTGGCCGCCGCGCGCGATGGACTCGCCGCGGCGCGGGCCGCCTACGACGAGGCGGTCCTCAACGCCAGGACGGCCGGATACTCGTGGAGCGAGATCGGCGCGGTGCTCGGCGTATCCAAGCAGCAGTTGCATCGCCGATTCCGGGGCCGCAGTTAGGGTGGACCCATGATCGGAATCACCCGCGAAGGCAGTGTCATGACCCTCGAGATGCAGCGCGAGGAACGTCGCAACGCACTGAACTGCGAACTCGTCGACGCACTCCGGGAGGCCGTCGAACACGCCGCCGAGCAGGACATCCGCGCGATCGTGCTGACCGGTGCGGGCCGGGTGTTCAGTTCGGGGGCCGATCTCACCGACGCCGCGGGGATGGCGGAGAAACTTCCGGACAAGGCGCTGGCCCTGAACCTGGCCATCGACAAGGCGCCGGTCCCGGTCATCGGCGCCATCAATGGTCCCACCATCGGCGCCGGGGTGATCCTGTCGCTGATCTGCGATCTGCGCGTGGTGGCGCCGGAGGCGTATTTCCAGTTTCCGATCGCCAAGTACGGGCTGGCCATCGACAACTGGAGCGTCCGCCGCCTGACCTCGCTGGTCGGTGCCGGCCGGGCCCGCGGCATGCTGCTGGCAGCCGAGAAGCTCACCGCCGACACCGCGTTGCAGACCGGGCTGGCCAACCGGATCGGCACCCTGGCCGACGCGCAGGCCTGGGCCGCCGAGATCGCCGGCTACGCGCCGCTGTCGCTGCAGCACTCCAAGCGGGTGCTCAACGATGACGGCGCCTATGAGCAGCCGCGGCCCGAGCACAAGGAACTCTTCGACCGCGCGTGGGCAAGCAAGGACGTCATCGAGGCCCAGGTGGCGCGCATCGAGAAGCGGCCACCCAACTTCGTCGGCGCCTGATGCTCTCCTCGACGATCCGGTTGGTCGGCGGCACCGCCGCATTGGCGACGGGCGGTTGGCTGCTGCGCGCGCTACACGGCGCCCCGTCGGCCCTGGGGGCCGGCGTCGAGGCCATCGCGAAGGTCGCCGACGGCTCACCGAACTATCGCGGCGGGGTGTTCCACAACCTGGAACCGGCATCGATGATCAGCCTGAGTCGGCAGGACCAGTGGCGCCTGCTCCATGACCTGTTCGACGACGCCACCAAGGGGCCCAAGCAACCGATCCCGGTGATCACCCCGAAGACCGGCGTGCCCGCCGCGGACCTGGCCTTGACCTGGTACGGACACTCCTCGGTGGTCGTCGAGGTCGACGGCTACCGCATTCTGGCCGACCCGGTGTGGAGTCAGCGTTGTTCGCCGTCGCGCAGCGTCGGCCCGCAGCGGCTGCACCCGGTGCCGGCACCGCTGGAAGCGCTGCCCGCCATCGATGCGGTCATCATCAGCCACGACCACTACGACCATCTTGATGTCGATACCGTGAAAAGACTTGTTGAAACCCAGAATTCGGTGTTCTACGTACCGCTGGGCATCGGCGCCCACCTGCGTGGGTGGGGCGTTCCCGACCAGCGCATCGTGGAACTGGACTGGGGCCAGTCCGGCGAACTCGGCGAGCTGCGGATCGTCTGCACCCCGGCCCGGCACTTCTCCGGACGCTTCCTGACCCGGAACACCACGCTGTGGTCGTCCTGGGCGATCATCGGCCCGCGGCACCGGGCGTTCTTCGGCGGCGACACCGGCTACACCGCGAGCTTCGCGGAGGTCGGCGACGAGTACGGGCCGTTCGACCTCACGCTGATGCCGGTCGGGGCCTACCACCCGGGCTGGCCCGACATCCACATGAACCCCGAAGAGGCCGTGCGGGCCCACCGCGATGTCACCGACGCGGGCCGGGGGTTGTTCGTCCCGATCCACTGGGCCACCTTCCGGCTGGCCCCGCATCCGTGGTCGGAACCCATCGAACGGATGCTCACCGCGGCCACCGAGTCGGCGGTCGCGGCGGCGGTGCCCCGACCGGGACAGCGCGTCGAGGTCGGCACCGCGACATCACCGCCGTCGATCGACGATGACGCGTGGTGGCGCCTATAGGTCGCGGAAAGCGACTACCGTTTGGCGGGTGAAACGCGCAGCGGTCCTGGCCGTGCTGATGGCGCTGGTGGCGACGGGATGTCAGGCGCCGGTGCGCCCGGTCGATCGAACGACGTCGGAGCTGCCGCCGCCGCTGGTCCCCGCGATGGCCCTGCCGGCGGCCGCGGTCGACAACGCGGTGAGCCAGCTGACCCGCATCGCCGAGGAACTGATGGACTCCTCGGGCATCCCCGGGATGGCCGTGGCCGTGGTGCACGGCGGAAGAACGGTGTACGCCAAGGGGTTCGGCGTCAAGGATGTGCGCGCGGGGGACAAGCTGGACAACCGCGTCGACCGGGACACGGTGTTCCAGCTGGCCTCGGTGTCCAAATCGCTGTCCGCCTCGGTCGTCGCTCGCCAGGTCGGCGCCAAGGCCATCAGCTGGGACACCCCGCTGGTGTCGAAGCTGCCCGGGTTCGCGCTGGCCGATCCGGCCGTCACGTCGATGGTCACCGTCGGCGACATGTTTGCGCATCGCTCGGGGCTGCCCGACCATGCCGGGGATCGACTCGAGGACCTCGGCTACGACCGTGCCTACGTGCTGTCCAAGCTGCGTGAGCTGCCGCTGCAGCCGTTCCGAACCTCATACGCCTACACCAACTTCGGGTTGACCGCGGCGGCCGAGGCGGTTGCCGTCGGCGCCGGCAGAACCTGGGAGCAGTTGGCCTCCGACGTGCTCTACGAGCCGCTGGGAATGTCGGTGACGAGTTCGCGGTACACCGACTTCGAAGACCGGTCCAACAAGGCGTTGACCCACATCCGGCTCGACGACCGGTACGAACCGCGCTTTCAGCGCGATCCCGACCCGCAATCGCCGGCCGGCGGGGCCAGCTCCTCGGTCGCCGACATGGCGCACTGGCTCGGCATGATCCTGGCCGACGGCAAGCGCGGCGATCGGCAGATCATCGACGCCGAGGCGCTGCTGCCGGCACTGACCCCCCAGATCGTGTCGAGCCCGCCAACCGAACCGGCAATGCGCCCAGGGTTTTACGGCTACGGATTCAACGTCGGCACCACCTCGGCGGCGCGCACCATGTTCAGTCATTCGGGCGCCTTCGAACTCGGCGCGGCCACCAACTTCGTGGTGATCCCGTCGGCCGACGTCGGCATCATCGCGCTCACCAACGCCACCGCCTCTGGCATCCCCGAGACGCTCACCGCCGAATTCGCCGATCTGGTGCAATTCGGTGAGGTGCGCGAGGATTGGCGGCGGCTCTATCGGGAGGCGTTCGCCGAGTTCAGCGCCCCGGTGGGGGCACTGGTGGGCAAGGACCGCCCGTCGTCCCCGGCTCCGGCCCCGCCGTTGGCGGAGCTCGCCGGAACCTACGCCAACGACTACTGGGGCCCGGCGACGGTGACCGAGCGTGACGGTGCGCTGACTCTGACGCTGGGTCCGAAGGCGCAGCCGTGGCGCCTCGAGCACTGGGACGGCAACGTCTTCACGTTCCGCTTCATCAGCGAGAACTCGCCGCCCGGTTCGGTTTCCAAGGCCACGTTCAACGGTGATGCGTTGACGCTCGAATACTTCGACGACGACGGCAAGGGGACTTTCACGCGATGACCGAGACCACGATCGCGGACCCGCTCGCCGGTCTGTCCGACGCCGAGGTCGCCCGCCGCGTCGCCGACGGCAGGACCAATGACGTGCCCACCCGCGCGGCGCGCAGCGTGTCGGAGATCGTCCGATCCAACGTCTTCACCCGGATCAATGCGATCCTCGGGGTGCTGTTCGTGATCGTGCTGGCCACCGGGTCGCTGATCAACGGACTGTTCGGCCTGCTGATCATCGCCAACAGCGGCATCGGCATCATCCAGGAGATCCGCGCCAAGCGCACGCTGGACCAGCTCGCGATCGTCAGCCAGACCAAGCCGCGGGTGCGGCGCCGGTCCGGGACGGCCGAGCTGCCCCCCAACGAGGTGGTGCTCGACGATGTCATCGAGGTGGGTCCGGGCGATCAGATCGTCGTCGACGGCGAGGTGCTCGAGGAGGCCAACCTCGAGATCGACGAGTCGCTGCTGACCGGTGAGGCCGACCCGATCGCCAAGGACGCCGGCGACCCGGTGCTGTCCGGCAGCTTCGTCGTCGCCGGCAGCGGCGCCTACCGGGCCACCAAGGTGGGCCGGGAGGCGTATGCGGCCAAGCTCGCCGAGGAGGCCAGCAAGTTCACCCTGGTGAAGTCCGAACTGCGCTCCGGCATCAACAAGATCCTGAAGTTCGTCACGTATCTGCTGTGGCCGGCCGGGCTGTTGACGATCTACACCCAGCTGTTCACCACCGACGCCGACTGGCGGGAGTCGGTGCTGCGGATGGTCGGCGCCCTGGTGCCGATGGTGCCCGAGGGCTTGGTGCTGATGACCTCCATCGCGTTCGCGGTCGGGGTCATCCGGCTGGGCCGGCGGCAATGCCTGGTCAACGAGCTACCGGCGATCGAGGGGCTGGCGCGCGTCGATGTGGTGTGCGCGGACAAGACCGGCACGCTGACCGAGAACGGGATGCGGTTCGCCGAACTGAAACTGGTGGGCGGGGCCGACCGGCAACGCGTCGAGCAGGCCCTGGCCGCGCTGGCGGCCGACGACGCCCGCCCCAACGCCAGCATGCAGGCCATCGCCGAGGCCTTCGCCACCTCGCCGGGCTGGCGGGTCGACGCCGCGGCGCCGTTCAAGTCGGCGACCAAGTGGAGCGGGGTGTCCTACGGGGAGCGTGGCAACTGGGTGATCGGGGCGCCGGACGTGCTGGTGGACCCCGGCTCCGAACCCGCGGTGGAGGCCGAACGCATTGGCGCGCACGGGCTGCGGGTGCTGCTGCTCGGATCGTGCGACCGCGCGGTGGACGCCCCCGACGCGCCGGGACGGGTGACTCCGATGGCGCTGGTGGTGCTGGAACAGAAGGTCCGGCCGGACGCCCGCGACACCCTGAATTACTTTGCCGATCAGAAGGTTTCGGTGAAGGTCATCTCCGGCGACAACGCGGTGTCGGTGGGGGCGGTGGCGGATTCGCTCGGCCTGCACGGCGCGGCCCTGGATGCCCGCCAACTACCCGAGGAGCAGGACGCGCTGGCCGACGCCCTGCAGAGCCACACCACCTTCGGCCGGGTGCGTCCGGACCAGAAACGCACCATGGTGCACGCCCTGCAGTCCCGCGGCCACACCGTCGCGATGACCGGCGACGGCGTCAACGACGTGCTGGCGCTCAAGGATGCCGACATCGGCGTGGCGATGGGCTCGGGCAGCTCGGCCACCCGCGCGGTGGCCCAGATCGTGTTGCTGGACAACAAGTTCGCCACCCTGCCCTATGTGGTGGGGGAGGGGCGCCGGGTCATCGGCAACATCGAACGGGTTTCGAACCTGTTCCTGACCAAGACGGTCTACTCGGTGTTCCTGGCGCTGCTGGTCGGCATCGTCGGGCTGGGTTCGCAGATCTTCGACTACGACCCCTTGCTGTACCCGTTCCAGCCGATCCACGTCACGATCGCGGCCTGGTTCACCATCGGGATACCGGCCTTCGTGCTGTCGCTGGCCCCGAACAACGAACGCGCCCACACCGGGTTCGTGCGGCGGGTCATGCTGGCCGCGCTGCCGTCGGGCCTGACGGTGGGTGTCGCGACGTTCGTCTCCTATTTGGTCGCCTATTCGGGCAACGACGCGTCCCGGGAGATGCAGACCCAGGCGTCCACCGCCGCGCTGATCACGCTGCTGATCGCCGGCTGGTGGGTGCTGGCTACCGTGGCCCGCCCGTACGAATGGTGGCGCGTGCTGCTGGTGACGGTGTCGGGGTTGGCCTACGTCGTGATTTTTTCCATTCCGCCGGCCCGCGAATTGTTCATGCTGGATCCGTCCAATCTGGCCACGACCACCACCGCAGTGCTGATCGGCGTGATCGCGGCGGCGGTGATCGAGGCGCTGTGGTGGCTGCAGGGCCGGATCTTGGGGGAGCGACGGCGGTTGTGGAAGGTCGAGGACTAGCGTTCACTGGGAACATGTCGTTTCTCGATAAAGCCAAGGACCTGCTGGGAAAGAACGCCGACAAGGTCGGGACCGTGGTCGACAAGGCCGGGGACTTCGTCGACAACAAGACCGGTGGCAAATATGCCGAGCAGGTCGACAAGGTTCAGGACGCCGCCAAGAACGCGACCGAGAAGTTGGATCCCACCAACAAGGACAATCCGCCGGCCTGACAGAATTGCGCCCGTGGCAAAGCTATCTGTCTCTGTTGACGTGCCACTCGCACCCGAGCAGGCGTGGGAGTGCGCTGCGGATCTGTCCCGCTACAAGGAGTGGTTGACCATCCACCGGGTGTGGCGCAGTCCGCTGCCCGAAACCCTGGAAAAGGGCACCTCGCTGGACTCGATCGTCGAGGTCAAGGGCATGCCCAACCGGGTGAAGTGGACGATTGTGCACTACAAGCCCCCGCACGCGATGACGCTGAACGGGGACGGGCGCGGCGGGGTCAAGATCAAGCTGATGGCCAAGATCACCCCGAAGGGCGACGGTTCGGTGGTCACCTTCGACACCCATCTCGGTGGGCCTGCGCTGTTCGGACCGATAGGGATGGTCGTCGCGGGCGCGCTCAAGGGCGATATTCGGCAGTCCCTGAACAAGTTCGTGACGGTGTTCGCGGGCTGAGTGCCCGGCTCAGGGCAGCGGCACCGACCACACCAGCCGGGCGCCGCCGCCGGCAGCCGGGCCGAGTTCGAGCGCGCCGGCGCATTCGCGCGCCCGGGCGGCCAGGTTCGCCAGCCCGCTGCGGGTGGTGACCTCGGGAAAGCCGCCGCCGTTGTCGGTCACCGTGACCGTCAGATTGTCGGCGACCTCGATGGTCACGGTCACCGCTGAGGCCCCGGCGTGCCG from Mycolicibacterium sp. MU0053 includes:
- the prrA gene encoding two-component system response regulator PrrA translates to MDSAAGSPRVLVVDDDADVLASLERGLRLSGFEVSTAVDGAEALRSATETRPDAIVLDINMPILDGVSVVTALRAMDNDVPVCVLSARSSVDDRVAGLEAGADDYLVKPFVLAELVARVKALLRRRGATATFSSETIQVGPLEVDIPGRRARVNGVDVDLTKREFDLLAVLAEHKTAVLSRAQLLELVWGYDFAADTNVVDVFIGYLRRKLEAGGAPRLLHTVRGVGFVLRTQ
- a CDS encoding ABC transporter ATP-binding protein; the encoded protein is MSRGSGIGTNAPAQRSDEPLIAPPPQRIRGSSDLIRLLPYLLPYRVRWVSMVVVALISLVATISIPLMTKAVIDGPIRQQDQRGLWILGTAALAIGVTEAVLWFIRRWLTARATMGVEADIRKDLYARLQILPMSFHGRWQSGQLLSRVMNDLATIRRFLSFGLVFMLLNGLQIIAVTAILLSMYWPLGVVVMVSVVPITLTVLHFERQFTRLSRQAQDQSGVVATHVEESALGMRLVKSFGREDYVFDRFDSEAEALYHLQVRKVGVSARFWTLLEIIPNLTLIVVLGFGAYAAGHGLVTMGTLVAFITMMLSLVWPIASLGFLLSMTQEAMTASNRIAEIFDAPREIDDGPVAGPARGGRLELVDVGFRFPGAEGRQSPWALRHVNLTVEPGETVALVGATGSGKSVLVALLSRLYDVSEGRILLDGTDIRQLSLPALRAAVATAFEDPTLFSMSVAENLRLGRGPDNPAGDAELARAIDIAAADFVYDLPFGLDTRIGEQGMSLSGGQRQRLSLARAILAAPSVLVLDDTLSALDVHTEAEVTEALRRVLGSVTAIVVANRASTVLLADKVALLEAVDGVGTITRTGTHAELLATAPQYRDLLAADDELNDDLENAPTWATDAEWVRLNHRQEVNDAGDGLARPVRREV
- a CDS encoding ABC transporter ATP-binding protein yields the protein MRETVWRGRFDEKSDDDSPINEKLPRRREARALLFSLLAPFKLTVLLLAVIVVVENAARLSVPLLVQRGIDRGIPPIAEGGSARELAIVVAALGAVVCTQAVSRMVFLLRSGKVGQQVLLELRRRIFRHFNRLDVAFHDRYTSGRVVSRSTNDIDAIQELLQNGFDSLVTAVLTLFGTAALLIVLDWRLGLMCLVAFPILVLLAAWFRTESAKTYREVRDSAALVIVQFVETMTGIKAVQAYRREARNQEIFDDVADRYRDINEKTFKLVAIFMPGVKLVGNITTGVVLLYGGYRVLQGEMTIGVLTAFLLYLRMFFEPMQEITQFFNTFQSASSALEKLAGVLAQRPAIADPERPAALPDVRGEVTFERVEFEYVPGRPVLPGLDLRVPAGQTVALVGTTGAGKTTIAKLIARFYDPTAGSVRLDGVDLRELAQDELRRHVVMVTQENFMFSGTVADNIRFGRPDATAAEVIAAAEAVGADRFIAALPEGYDTDVAKRGGRLSAGQRQLIAFARAFLADPAVLILDEATSSLDIPSERLVQRALRTVLADRTALVIAHRLSTVEVADRVLVLEHGRILEDGPPAELIRGDGHYAALHDAWVRSLA
- a CDS encoding carboxyl transferase domain-containing protein, encoding MSRISAWELRDAVLDAGSFVSWDVPPVTVPMSEPYRAELAAAQTATGLDESVLTGEGTVFGRRVAVVAGEFDFLAGSIGVAAAERITAAIERATALRLPLLASPSSGGTRMQEGTVAFLQMVKIAAAVTLHKQAHLPYLVYLRHPTTGGVFASWGSLGHITVAEPGALIGFLGPRVYEQLYGEPFPPGVQTAENLRQHGVIDGVVPLDGLRQTLDWALKVVADPPGDAPEPLPDTAIPDVPAWESVEASRRPDRPGVGHLLRHGATARVLLSGTGAGEAATTLLALARFGGQPVVVLGQQRLVGGLVGPAALREARRGMALAAGLQLPLVLVIDTAGPALSQEAEQGGLAAEIARCLSELVTLPVPTVSVLMGQGSGGPALAMVPADRVLAALHGWLAPLPPEGASAIVFRDTDHAPELAAAQGIRSADLKRNGIVDVIVPEQPDAADEPVEFSKRLARAIAVEVAGLSEQVDAARLAARLDRYRRMGL